In Actinoplanes sp. NBC_00393, a single genomic region encodes these proteins:
- a CDS encoding GNAT family N-acetyltransferase gives MPSLYTPALPAGTLSSLPQPVITDDGLQLRPWQESDLADVIAGYSDPAIQRWHCRSMTSDEAREWIARWPGRWSTETGAGWAVTLDGAVAGQISFRRVDLDEGLAEVSYWVLPSARGKRIAPRALGALAVWSFGTLGLHRVELNHSTLNNASCRVAELAGFPAEGVQRGVARHADGWHDMHGHARLATD, from the coding sequence ATGCCGTCGCTTTACACCCCGGCTCTGCCCGCCGGAACGCTCAGTTCCCTGCCGCAACCCGTCATCACCGACGACGGCCTGCAACTACGACCGTGGCAGGAATCGGATCTGGCGGACGTGATCGCCGGGTACTCGGACCCGGCGATCCAGCGGTGGCACTGCCGCAGCATGACCAGCGATGAGGCCCGGGAGTGGATCGCACGGTGGCCGGGACGCTGGAGTACGGAGACCGGCGCCGGCTGGGCGGTGACCCTGGACGGCGCGGTGGCCGGGCAGATCAGCTTCCGCCGGGTCGACCTGGACGAAGGGCTGGCCGAGGTGTCGTACTGGGTGTTGCCGTCGGCCCGCGGCAAGCGCATCGCGCCGCGGGCGCTCGGGGCGCTGGCCGTGTGGTCGTTCGGCACGCTGGGGCTGCACCGGGTGGAGCTGAACCACTCGACGTTGAACAACGCGTCGTGCCGGGTGGCTGAGCTGGCCGGATTCCCGGCCGAGGGCGTCCAACGCGGGGTGGCCAGGCACGCCGACGGCTGGCACGACATGCACGGCCACGCCCGGCTCGCCACCGACTGA
- a CDS encoding GNAT family N-acetyltransferase encodes MLKIRDAGPADAAACAAIYRPYVLDTAITFETEPPTAAEMSERITAASRAHAWLVAELEDNIIGYAYAGPFAVRPAYRWSCEVSVYLETGRHRTGAGRALYQVLLPRLVDRGYRVAVAKTTLPNEPSLGLHASFGFEPVGVHRRIGWKHGAWRDVAITQLNLVTDSAEPIEPR; translated from the coding sequence ATGCTGAAGATTAGGGACGCCGGTCCCGCGGATGCGGCTGCCTGCGCAGCCATCTATCGCCCTTACGTCCTGGACACGGCGATCACCTTCGAGACCGAGCCGCCGACAGCGGCCGAGATGTCCGAGCGGATCACGGCAGCTTCCCGGGCGCACGCCTGGCTGGTGGCCGAGCTTGAGGACAACATCATCGGGTACGCGTACGCGGGCCCGTTCGCCGTCCGCCCGGCGTACCGGTGGTCGTGCGAGGTGAGCGTCTACCTGGAGACCGGCCGGCACCGCACCGGGGCCGGCCGCGCGCTGTACCAGGTGCTGCTGCCCAGGCTGGTCGACCGCGGCTACCGGGTGGCCGTGGCGAAGACGACGCTGCCCAACGAACCGAGCCTCGGCCTGCACGCGTCGTTCGGTTTCGAGCCGGTCGGGGTGCACCGCCGAATCGGCTGGAAACACGGCGCCTGGCGCGACGTAGCCATCACCCAGCTCAACCTGGTCACCGACAGCGCCGAACCGATCGAACCCCGCTGA
- a CDS encoding TetR/AcrR family transcriptional regulator C-terminal domain-containing protein, whose translation MPDFTDSVWTRPPRTRGDQPALTREQIVRTAVEMLDAEGTAGLSMRRLGTRLGSGATSLYWHVAHKDELMELAVDQVLAEVYVPEPGDTGWRMGASVLANGMRDALLRHPWVIGQLGLRPTLGPNAMRMGNRMVALFTAAGFTGMAVSHAAAVLQAHAVGSATTESAVAASMQRSGIDPTEVGRRLEPYLEQIADDYPDYDKWRRATDEINQNPYDMFREGFVFGLERILDGLELWLNNAED comes from the coding sequence ATGCCCGACTTCACCGACTCGGTGTGGACCCGCCCGCCACGCACCCGGGGTGACCAGCCCGCATTGACTCGTGAGCAGATCGTGCGTACCGCGGTGGAGATGCTCGACGCCGAGGGGACGGCCGGCCTGAGCATGCGCCGGCTGGGCACCCGGCTCGGTTCCGGCGCCACCTCGCTCTACTGGCACGTCGCCCACAAGGACGAGCTGATGGAGCTGGCCGTCGACCAGGTGCTCGCCGAGGTCTACGTGCCGGAGCCGGGCGACACCGGCTGGCGGATGGGCGCATCGGTGCTGGCCAACGGCATGCGCGACGCGCTGCTGCGACACCCCTGGGTGATCGGGCAGCTCGGCCTGCGCCCCACCCTCGGCCCCAACGCGATGCGGATGGGAAACCGGATGGTCGCCCTGTTCACCGCCGCCGGATTCACCGGGATGGCGGTGTCGCACGCGGCCGCGGTGTTGCAGGCGCACGCGGTCGGCTCGGCGACGACCGAGTCGGCGGTGGCCGCGTCGATGCAGCGGTCCGGGATCGATCCGACCGAGGTGGGCCGGCGCCTCGAGCCCTACCTCGAGCAGATCGCCGATGACTACCCCGACTACGACAAGTGGCGGCGGGCGACCGACGAGATCAACCAGAATCCGTACGACATGTTCCGGGAAGGCTTCGTCTTCGGCCTGGAACGGATCCTCGACGGCCTCGAACTGTGGTTGAACAATGCTGAAGATTAG
- a CDS encoding MFS transporter: MPERHPRRWLILGVLCLSLLVVVVDNMVLNIAIPSLIVDLGASSTDIQWIIDAYILVFAGLLLTAGSLSDRHGRRLGLVFGLIVFGSASILATICQTPGQLIAARGLMGAGAAFLMPGTLSILTTVFDDSERKKAIAIWSSVLMLGALGAPTLGGLLLEHFWWGSVFLLNIPIAILGIIAALVIIPESRGPASRPDLVGAVTSMLGMTALVWGIINAPGHGWSSARTLGGFAVAAVALTAFAVWERRTDEPMLPLTLFRNRNFAGASLSIVLLGFSAGGIVLALTQYLQFVLGYEPLKAGLAFIPMLVTAMAFNGVGVVVDKRFGARVALGAGLLLMAGGFGVLASLSSGDGYPTLAAALVLIGAGQGTAVPAAVGTLLGALPPERAGVGSAVNDTVQQVGTALSVAVLGAVLTAAYRSAMPDDAPVPARESIGDALNLAATTGDNALARLAQDAFVDAFSITALVGVVGGIVAAVVATAILRPRPEVAPTDSNVRTNMVG, encoded by the coding sequence ATGCCCGAACGTCACCCCCGTCGCTGGTTGATCCTGGGCGTGCTGTGCCTCAGCCTGCTCGTGGTCGTCGTCGACAACATGGTGCTCAACATCGCGATCCCGTCGCTGATCGTCGACCTCGGCGCGAGCAGCACGGACATTCAATGGATCATCGACGCGTACATCCTGGTCTTCGCCGGCCTGCTGCTCACCGCCGGCAGCCTCTCCGACCGGCACGGACGCCGGCTCGGCCTGGTGTTCGGCCTGATCGTGTTCGGCAGCGCCTCGATTCTGGCCACGATCTGCCAGACACCCGGTCAGCTGATCGCCGCGCGCGGGCTGATGGGCGCCGGCGCCGCCTTCCTGATGCCCGGCACCCTGTCCATCCTCACCACGGTCTTCGACGACAGCGAGCGCAAGAAAGCGATCGCGATCTGGAGTTCCGTCCTGATGCTCGGCGCCCTGGGCGCGCCCACCCTCGGCGGGCTGCTGCTCGAACACTTCTGGTGGGGCTCGGTCTTCCTGCTGAACATCCCGATCGCGATCCTCGGCATCATCGCCGCCCTGGTGATCATTCCGGAGTCCCGGGGACCGGCGAGCCGGCCCGACCTGGTCGGCGCGGTCACCTCGATGCTCGGCATGACCGCCCTGGTCTGGGGCATCATCAACGCCCCGGGGCACGGGTGGTCGTCCGCGCGTACCCTCGGCGGTTTCGCTGTCGCCGCGGTCGCGCTGACCGCGTTCGCCGTCTGGGAACGCCGGACCGACGAGCCGATGCTGCCGCTCACCCTGTTCCGTAACCGCAACTTCGCCGGCGCCAGCCTCTCCATCGTGCTGCTCGGCTTCTCGGCCGGCGGCATCGTGCTCGCGCTGACCCAGTATCTGCAGTTCGTGCTCGGTTACGAGCCGCTGAAGGCGGGCCTCGCGTTCATCCCGATGCTGGTCACGGCGATGGCGTTCAACGGTGTCGGCGTGGTGGTGGACAAACGGTTCGGGGCGCGGGTGGCGCTCGGGGCCGGGCTGCTGCTGATGGCCGGCGGCTTCGGCGTGCTCGCCTCGCTGAGTTCCGGTGACGGTTACCCGACGCTGGCCGCCGCGCTCGTACTGATCGGCGCGGGCCAGGGGACCGCGGTGCCGGCCGCGGTCGGGACGCTGCTCGGCGCCCTCCCGCCGGAACGCGCCGGCGTGGGGTCCGCGGTCAACGACACGGTTCAGCAGGTCGGCACGGCGCTCAGCGTTGCGGTGCTGGGCGCAGTGCTGACGGCCGCGTACCGCTCGGCCATGCCGGACGACGCCCCCGTCCCGGCTCGCGAATCCATCGGTGACGCGCTCAACCTGGCGGCCACCACCGGCGACAACGCCCTGGCCCGGCTCGCCCAGGACGCCTTCGTCGACGCCTTCTCGATCACCGCGCTGGTCGGCGTGGTGGGTGGCATCGTGGCGGCGGTCGTCGCCACCGCCATTCTGCGGCCACGGCCCGAGGTTGCCCCCACGGATTCGAACGTTCGTACTAACATGGTGGGATGA
- a CDS encoding alpha-ketoglutarate-dependent dioxygenase AlkB produces MTGAYQPSMLDLMSGPASELEPLAGRLIRLRLTAGAWVDTLPGWMHGSDEVFETLLGIDWRAERRKMYDDVVDVPRLLRWYSGREPLPHPALDAAKAALNSYYADELGEEFVTAGMCLYRDGRDSVAWHGDTHGRSAKHDTMVAIVSFGSPRNLLLRSRTGDHDTLRFPLGHGDLIVMGGSCQRTWEHAVPKTAKPVGPRISVQFRPAGVA; encoded by the coding sequence ATGACCGGCGCTTACCAGCCTTCGATGCTTGATCTGATGTCCGGGCCGGCCAGCGAGCTCGAGCCGTTGGCCGGCCGCCTCATCCGGCTCCGGCTCACCGCGGGCGCGTGGGTCGACACCCTGCCAGGCTGGATGCACGGCTCCGACGAGGTCTTCGAGACCCTGCTCGGCATCGACTGGCGCGCCGAGCGCCGCAAGATGTATGACGACGTCGTCGACGTTCCGCGGCTGCTGCGGTGGTACAGCGGTCGTGAACCTCTGCCACATCCTGCGCTGGATGCTGCGAAGGCCGCACTGAACAGCTATTACGCTGATGAGCTCGGCGAGGAGTTCGTCACCGCGGGCATGTGTCTCTACCGCGACGGCCGCGACAGCGTGGCCTGGCACGGTGACACCCACGGCCGCTCCGCGAAACACGACACCATGGTTGCGATCGTCTCCTTTGGATCTCCGCGCAATCTGCTGCTCCGCTCGCGCACCGGCGACCATGACACGCTTCGCTTCCCACTCGGCCACGGTGACCTGATCGTCATGGGTGGGTCCTGCCAGCGCACTTGGGAACATGCCGTGCCGAAGACGGCCAAACCCGTGGGGCCGCGCATCAGCGTTCAGTTCCGGCCTGCGGGTGTGGCTTAG
- a CDS encoding ABC transporter ATP-binding protein, producing the protein MSTESPLKELALHHITVRFGGLTALDDVSLRVAPGRIVGVIGPNGAGKTTLFNVICGFVPPSSGSLTLDGQPWRPRPHQLNGLGIARTLQGVGQFGGMSVLENVMVGTRGRRAEAEAMAALARCGVDRYAGARPGALPYAIRKRIELARALVAKPRILMLDEPAGGLDADEISWLATLIKETGTTVLLVEHHMDLVMAVCDEILVLDFGKPIALGTPDEISNNPRVTDAYLGAAA; encoded by the coding sequence ATGTCGACAGAATCCCCGCTCAAGGAGCTTGCGCTCCATCACATAACTGTTCGCTTCGGCGGGCTGACTGCTCTTGATGATGTGTCTCTGCGTGTGGCGCCGGGGCGGATCGTCGGGGTGATCGGGCCGAACGGGGCGGGCAAGACGACGCTTTTCAATGTGATCTGCGGTTTTGTTCCGCCTTCGTCCGGGAGTCTGACTCTGGACGGGCAGCCCTGGCGGCCGCGACCGCACCAGCTCAACGGGCTTGGCATCGCCCGGACGTTGCAGGGTGTCGGCCAGTTCGGCGGCATGTCTGTGCTGGAGAACGTGATGGTCGGGACCCGTGGGCGGCGAGCCGAGGCTGAGGCCATGGCTGCGCTGGCGCGATGCGGGGTCGACCGTTATGCGGGGGCCCGACCCGGCGCACTGCCCTATGCGATCCGGAAGCGGATCGAGCTGGCCCGCGCGCTGGTCGCCAAGCCGCGCATCCTGATGCTCGACGAGCCGGCCGGTGGCCTGGATGCCGACGAGATCAGCTGGCTGGCCACCCTGATCAAGGAGACCGGCACCACGGTTCTCCTGGTCGAGCACCACATGGATCTGGTCATGGCGGTGTGCGACGAGATTCTCGTGCTGGATTTCGGTAAGCCGATCGCGCTCGGGACGCCGGACGAGATCAGCAACAACCCCCGGGTCACCGACGCCTACCTGGGCGCGGCGGCCTGA
- a CDS encoding ABC transporter ATP-binding protein produces MSGALLEVEGLTAGYGAAPVLHDVNLTVQPGEIVAVLGANGAGKTTLLRTLSGLVKGNGRVVFDGTDLRGTRVEQMVRRGIGHVPEGRGVVTELTVDENLRLGGLWRKDRAAAKQALDEVYELFPPLAQRRTFAGHQLSGGERQMLALGRALVGNPRLLLLDEPSLGLAPKVTGQIMALLRDLRERTGLAVLLVEQNVRSALSIADEGVVLALGQVVARNKASVLRDDADLRHAYLGF; encoded by the coding sequence ATGAGCGGCGCACTGCTGGAGGTCGAGGGCCTCACCGCCGGGTACGGCGCGGCGCCCGTCCTGCACGACGTGAACCTCACGGTCCAACCAGGAGAGATCGTCGCGGTGCTCGGCGCGAACGGGGCCGGCAAGACCACGCTGTTGCGCACGCTGTCCGGCCTGGTCAAGGGCAACGGCCGGGTGGTCTTCGACGGCACGGATCTGCGTGGCACCCGGGTCGAGCAGATGGTGCGCCGCGGCATCGGGCACGTGCCGGAGGGCCGGGGTGTGGTGACCGAGCTGACCGTCGACGAGAACTTGCGGCTGGGCGGCCTGTGGCGCAAGGACCGGGCGGCGGCGAAGCAGGCGCTCGACGAGGTGTACGAGTTGTTCCCGCCGCTGGCGCAACGGCGTACCTTCGCCGGCCATCAGCTTTCCGGTGGTGAGCGGCAGATGCTCGCGCTGGGCCGCGCGCTGGTCGGCAATCCGAGGCTGCTGCTGCTCGACGAGCCGTCGCTGGGTCTGGCCCCGAAGGTGACCGGCCAGATCATGGCGCTGCTGCGGGACCTGCGGGAACGCACCGGCTTGGCGGTGCTGCTGGTGGAGCAGAACGTACGCAGTGCGCTCTCCATCGCCGACGAGGGCGTGGTGCTGGCCCTCGGCCAGGTGGTGGCCCGCAACAAGGCCTCGGTGCTCCGCGACGACGCCGATCTCCGCCACGCCTACCTGGGCTTTTAG